The Engystomops pustulosus chromosome 2, aEngPut4.maternal, whole genome shotgun sequence genomic interval caaaatgccatgtgtgctgCTGGCCTACAGTCATACTGCTGTCAAACAATCATGTTTTGAAACAGAAAATGCCCTGGGGTGGGCCAATCACGTATGTCTGCATGTAAGTTCAAGCAATGGGTGTGAAAGTCACCAGGTGCTAATTGCCGATCACATGTGTTTGCATACAGATGCACGTGCAATCAGTCGTGTCCTGATTCCATTTTCAAACAGAATCAAAATGCAATCATCTAACAGTTTccgggtgtgttcacatgtggtgttttggaTGCATTGAAATGCATGCATCACTACACGTACGTCAGAACACGTGCATCTTTTCATGTTTGGACTACTGCGGAAGTGTTTTTTCATTTCtgtaatgccacacatggcgttttgaacacgtttttgagcAGCCCgttaaacgcatcagttttttgaaactgcatgtgtttttgtccgttttgaatttgcacaattaaaaaaaggacaaaaatggatgcgttttttcagactgctcaaaaacggcccaaaaatcgTGTTCAAAGTGCCACACGCactgctttgtctgtgtttgaaaacagacaaagccgcacctacCGGGACGGCCCAATCGCATCAGCATTTCTATGaaaacgcctgcaatcgggaatgAGCCACTGGTGTTTTGAGTTCAATGCataacaccggcggcttgttcccaatAGCAAgcttttccatagaaacgccaatgcgatcggggtGCAGCtttgtttgcaaacgcagacaaagcgtcacgtgtggcaccagcctcggAGTGTGGTCACACGTTGTGCTTTGGTtctgttttaaaacgcattacaacagctgaggagaggtgatttgtctaattacattactgttaacatttgcatttacaaaacatgaACTGAATGGTTGAATGTTAGCACGAAGCTGGCTGCAAGTAGGCGCAGTGCGGCCATGACAGGCAGGGATGAGAGAAAAATGATGGGTGGAGTGGTCTTGGAGGGGTGGATATTTTAGTACTAAGTTGATAGGTGGGCTTGAAATGGGGGGGGAGatagtgaggggtttatataggaGGTTCAGGAAGGGCAGCCATCTTTTGGCTTGAGAAAATTGTCCGACCCACCCTCCCTTAGTTTTTGTTTGTATTAGGGTCATTTATGTGAGTCTGGGAGGCGGGATACaagtagttatatattctttgTATAGGCTGTCAGGGTCAGGTGAGTTTAGGATGTGGGGtggggttcttggcaacagctaATTCAACTGGTAAAGTGGATAACAAGTTGAGGAAAAGATGGTGTGGTTATTTTAAGTCCGGAAGTTAAGAGGATTTATGCCAGGATCCTTCATGGGGGTGGCCTCCCCTTTTAGGACCTGGTTGGTTTTATTAAGTTTGATGGTTAGTCGCCTCTGCTCACGCCActtgctaggaggttggcggctagtggTTTTGGTAGTTGTGACATTGCACGCCGAGAGTGCTTTCTGAGcatatatataatggtatataaaGGCACCTGATGAATATGATTATGGAAATATTGGTGGCAATTTTTGGAAGCTCTTGTCAAGGACTCTGCTCACTCATCATTTTAATTTGAAAAAGAATTGTtatattttgtgttttaataaagtttgttttttacagattggtcacagcctttattGAAATGTTTACAATCTCCTTCAATTCAAAAAGTTGTATGTTTATTTAGTTAGAAGGAGTTGGTCAGGCAGAATTCTTTTCCTTTCATCTCTAATCGTACCGAGTCAGCAATTGCCTGGGTCATGTGATTTTGAAGTAGAAACCTATTCAACAAATGtaattcacctgttgatttgatgtctttcacttgctAAAATAAGAAATTGCACCTGAAAACTAATTGcagtgcagttttaactgcaacgtgtgaccctGCACCCtcgggctgcattcacatgtagtAACGTTGCATTTTGGAACACACTACAACAGCTGAGAGACTTGCCTGAATGTACATTGTGTTAATATTAGCTTCTTGTTGGGGTGTTCAAATGTGCTGTTTTTGATGTTCACCCAAGGAATGAAAATGGAGGAGCAGCAATTCTCAATATGTTCTTACCCatcatgatccacacctgcttttggcttcaaaaattgaACGTGTGAACACAATATCACTAGGCtattgtttcaaaatgcaacgtgtcacatgtgaatgcagcctacatgTCTAGGTTTCCAACAACTACTGCTACATAGCCATGTGTTTGCCTGTTGTAGTTTCTCCAATTGGGGCAATGCCCACACATGAACTTGTTCCCGATATTGATATAAATTGTTTGTACATCAATATTAGCGAGAAAACAAGCCGAGACAGTGAGGCCACAACAAGCAGTATCAAAACCTTAGGactgtgatggtgaaccttttaggcactgtgccaaaactacaagcaaaagctagatattttcacaaagtgccaaattcaCAGGTTTCAAATGTATTGGTGCCCTGATTacaccaatacaagagaaaggagaaatgtggattgttattgtagtttccctctaaagtcctctAAACAGGATGAATTATGGGTCCAgagaagaggctacaatgataatcaagctctgttcacacctccttgattctggtcttgagtcctgaatgttgacctttgtgctgggcgatggcctgggtgcccaaagaggctccgagtgccaccactgccttaggagAACTCCCATGGAGGAAGACTGACGGCACAAATATTACCTGGCTTCAATGTAGTAAGAtgggaaagggttttttttttttacatatcctaTGGAAGATTGTTGGGGCTCATTCTCGTGTAGCAATCCCAAAGACTGTTGACGATACCATATAAATAAGACTTGTCTGTTTTCATAAAGAAAAGGTCTGAGCCCTTGATGGCCATAACTCTAACAAGGTATCTGCTGCATAAGGCAGATGTAGTGGTGATGGGTAAGATTTGGCTTATCTAAACTCGCTTGTGAAAAAGTTGTTCAAAAAAACAATAAGGGAGATATATAAGTGTatgaagtaaaactgttctagtggtTTCACATGGAAACTAATCAGAACTATGCttacatttttataaactgctgtgggaatatGAAGGCAGAGCTCTGATCTGCTAAAATTTCTTCAACTTTTAATTCTTTTTAGATATTGCCTTCAAAATGTCTGGTCGTGGTAAGAAGCTCCAGAAGCCGGCCGCTGCCGCCAATAAAGCCTCCAGATCCTCCAAGGCGGGGCTCCAGTTCCCAGTGGGCCGTATCCACCGGTTCCTGAGGAAGGGAAACTACGCGGAGAGGATTGGATCTGGGGCCAGTATCTATCTAGCTGCCACCCTGGAATATCTGTGCGCTGAGGTCCTGGAGCTGTCAGGAAACGCGGCCAGAGACAACAAGAAGTCCAGGATCCTGCCCAGACACATCCAGCTGGCTGTCAGGAATGATGAGGAACTGGCCAAGCTGTTTGATGGGGTCACCATTTCAGAAGGAGGGGTCCTGCCTAATATCCAAGCGATCCTACTGCCAAAGAAGACCAAAGGCTCGTCCTCACAAGAACCTAAAGCTGCCGAGTCTCAGGAGTTCTAAATTGAGACACCTTACCCCCACCCCATGTCCCCATAATTTATTTCATGACCTGTTTTGTAAtgtataaaatgtacatttttaaagtTTAACAATTAAAATATTTTGCTAATAAGGCAGTGTCATCTGCTTTTTACCTGATCTAGGTGTGAGCCACTATTAATACTAGGGTTATATAACCAGTGGTGCCCAATGACCTAGCTAGTTATAAAGAGTTGGTTACAGGAGACTAACCACCACACTAAAATGGATAACGGGATGGGTATACACCTTCCCTAGAATTCTATAAAACCCCTTTTAAGCCACTATCTTTTCTACAAATCTAAGCTACTTCCCCTAATTGTAGGGGGCAGGGTTTTGTGTTTGGGGGAAGGGGTGGCACTTTATACACTATTCTAGGTATAATCGCTCAATCTGAGAAACTGCCCTTAAATTGTTTCCCTGGTTGCACTCTCTCCCTGCGTGGCACTTCAGGCACAATCTCTCCAAACACATTATAACATAAGTAATCTTCATATCAGAGGCTTTGTGTACTGTTCTTTATTTGGAAACTAATGTGACATTACTTGTATTGTCTTAATGTTATTAGAGACATTACTGAGGAGTTTGGGTAATGAGCGGCACTCGCGTTGCTGATCTCTTTATAAGCCGTCTCAAACCACAGACGTCTATGGTGGAATTTTCTGCTAAGACTAAACTAATTAAATCTGTCTCTCCGGAGCAGGTGCTGCATTTTGTGAGAAGAGGTTCTCATAAAAAGTAATACAAGATTTTCACCAGACCATTCGTTGACTGGTTACAGTTCTTGTTGGTAAATTACAGCGTCTGGTCAGGTTGATTTAGTAGAACATTAACAAGCCAAGCATTCTGATTTTATACTATTGGACAGTCAGGAGCTATAAACTTAATATATTTAGGCTGTATGCCCATGATGAATATTATAAATTTGATTTTGCTCTATAAACCAAATCTGTTATGTGTTTTCTGCTGCTGTATCTggtagagcagtggtggctaacctatggcactggtgccggaggtggcacttagagccctttctgttagcactcaggccatcaccagagatgactccaggtatcttcctgcagtcccagacagcccaggacttgctgtgcacagagctattaaagtgacagctgtacctgggacttttttttttttttttttttttttctgctttattggtgtcctcagggtgctggtatcaatgaaaactgacagaattgagtataaatcacaaataaaatttctgtgtcggcactttgggataaataagcgggtctttgttgtagtttgggcactttgtctctaaaaggtttgccattactgtGGTAGaggataaatggggggggggggggtaagtctAAGCTATGTGATATATGGGGGAGGGGGATCAAAGGTCCCAGAACCAAAAGGGAAAAGTGTGCACTTGATACCCAGTAAGTAATGGGTGAGGGAACCTATCTCTTACGCTGTATGGAACATGACCTTCATCTTGATGGCTGAAGGGCAAGTTCAGGGCATACATCAGATTTGCAATATCTTGTGGTTATCAATAGTCATGACTCTACCAGCAACAAACCTGATGCACAGCTATATCCTGTGTTTTACACTGCTGAAAACAGTCCAAGAAATAATAAAAGGCAGAATAAAAGCTAAAAGAAATCAGATCTCAGAAAAAGTTGGTGTGTTCTGGGCGAGAACTAGTCACAATTTTCTGACGGTGCACCCGGAACTGCAGCTTTTACATACAATCAACAACGGAAAACTGGCATACAGGATAGATGCCCCTAACTAGGGCAAATTATTATATTCTTGTGCTAGTTTGATATCCTTCTCCCACTGCCATGCATGGTACATGGGAAGGCTGCAGCTGTCTGGTATCCGGTGGTCAGCTGCTCGATTGTGCAATTCTACAAACCCAAACGGGCTTGGCCTATTACCAGTGCACAAACACAGGGCAGGGACCTTCATGCCCACCTGGCGTAGAGATGACATAATGTAGGAAATATATGTAGTTTAGAGAATTGTCAAACTAATTTTTACCAGGGGCCATAATCAGCCTTGCAGTTTTCTGAATGTTATTACAGGTAcagtaatacaatatatacagaattgggctacattcacatgaacgtatggggggcgtatatatacaACCAATgtacatctcccccccccccccccccatacatcgcaatggtcTCACGGCGCCCATCGGGAACTATGGtatggcgggcaacagcagtgtgaatgtagccttaccgtTACAATCAGCCCtatgagggcaaccacaaagctgatcaTATTGCTAAATGacctgaggctgtgttcacacatgatTGCTTTGCATTTGGAGAGCAGACGGCTCTTGCATTGCAATATGTGAAATGCTATACAATTGCAATCTTATTTCAATAGGTCATTGCAGGAAAAGGGGAAAATTGTCTCACCCAAAAGTAGTTATAGCTGAAGACATTCTTTGCACGGACCAACAAAAGGTCAGGGATAGTGTGGAGCCAAACGATGTAAACTAACATTTTGGAGAATGTCACCAGGGTATATGTCATAGTATGCAAGTTATCCCCATTGAGAAAGTGAAACGTCCAAAAAGGGCAGGAGACTGGCTTAACAAGGTTAGGAATAGGGAAGCATATTGGATTCTCGCCCTCAATACACGTCATCCAGTAGGTATGAATTCTCGTAACAATCTTATGTGCATTAATTTTGTTTGGTTACTTCCATTTAGCCTGCATGTCTAttaatttgtatgtatatatgttacggGTTTTCCCCCAAAATTTTGTAATCCTACATTGCTATCATGTGATCTCTAGAGggtttttaaagcatgcgtttttgacggactgcataaaaacagaccaaaaaacgTGCTCAAAATGCCACTTGTGCCATCACCCAGAGGCAGGTTTCCAGTTCTTAGGTTCTATTTAAAACATGTTACGACTAAGAATCTTAACGATTCAAAATGCTTCAGACATTGGCATGGCCAGTAGGTGTCCCCACAGCAACCAATAGCCTCAGTACACCCCACAGCAGCCAGAAGGCCCCACCAAACAGCCACAGTGCTGTTCTGATATAAACAGATTGAGAAATTGCTCTTCTAGTATTACTATCCCTGCACTGGAGGATATTCATTCTATATCAGAGTGCAAAGGGAGTCATTCTAATAACAAGTCCCATAAGAGGCCAGTATTTTTGTGTTCTCAACTACAGGATTAAAGGGCCGTCCTAGCTGCAACTACAAGACACCAGACAACCCCCCCCTGTTTGGTGGGTTTTATTCTTTTTGTTTGAGGAAAGAAAGGAAACTCAAACAGCAGAAACTATtgtgatatttttacatttttcagcaAAATAAGCAAATGTTTTCTACAGTGGGAAatgaaaaacaatgcctccttttgcttccTTGAATGGCAGCCCCCTTAAAACCaaatatgacctacaagaagcctaataacatgatgtaggattaagccaaaccagtatatgttacatgttaagagggctgcctttcaaggtagaaaAAGGAGgcattgaggcttatttactaagggtccgcggatcgcattttctGTCGACTTCCCGGATTGCATGACTGGGACAAatatttagaagggcattgtgccgcacgcgatcggattttggtgcaatcgtctAATGTCAATTTGttcacatacagtacaatattgACATTGTGCATTCACTATACACGCATAACCCACTAGCCAGAATTTCTATatccatttctttttttctttttttgcagttttttcccCGGGTTACATTGAATACACTGAATTGTGACAATCCCGTCATCCCTCAGGAGACCTCAGATGTATTCAGAACTAAATGGTCTCCAAGGGACATGTATGTATTTGCAGAGGTAGAGTCCTTcatttactgtatttatctcttacCTAGATATCAAATTATTTACCACTGATTTCTCCATACCAGTTCATCCACTTGAGGTTTAGGACCAAAGATCAGAGTCGAGCGAAGCAATTCGATTTAGGTGGAATTCGATCCAGGAGATCTTTGATTTGTCCATGGATGTGAATCAGAAGTAGGTGGCATGTGTCCCACACAGGACCTTTAGTTTAactctattaccatctgctcttctcacagcCGTATCCAGGATTTCTCCCATACTCTTGAcctctacaacacacaataagtgctctgctccctcacctcatgtctccatctacccttccatatacattgtgagccctcatggccagggtcctccttccacttgtttcagatctctgtagtttttgtactTGCACTTGTTCTAGTCTTAAAGTAgtgtatgttaaccccttactgaatGTACAGCATGTTAgtgatttttatctaggacttcAATAACCTTCTACAATTCTATGGTGATCGCCAGCGCTGGCATATGTAGCACAGAGAACAACACATTCAGTAATAAACTGCACTCAAAACACCCTTTATTTCAAGGCGGCAGTCATGTATATAGAAACAGAAAAAGCTTTGCAGGGGGTGTAAAAAGgggataaaatactgaaatgctataggttagcttgaatatactagAACCTCCCCTTTAAACTATTTTCCCAAATCAACTTCTTGATCAGTTTCTACTGGAAAAACACTAGACTTGAGGGAAACAGAATATTTTCACTAAATGTCCTTGTGAAGATTGTCTACTTAGTCAAAACATGACCTTCAAGCAGAGGAGCTGCAGAAAAGACAAGGAAAATAGTAGTAAGGACAAAGGGGCACACTTACTACGGGTCCACAGACGGTATTACCGTccggtttcccaactatttctggTTTGCGATGCATTTAACaggtgtttttggcgcacacaatcagattttggcgcaattgtggcgactttcatgcgacaaaaatcggggggcagggccatcagacaacccaattgattcggactaagagcgggatttcaaattgtgtcgcaagacaatacactcacatacaccgggaagaagaaggtgaactccggcggacctgagcggggaagcgacacatgcaggatctcgagcGCACAATCTTGTCGAATCGcgacagacttcatcctcgtcagacaacgcacctcagggatcgtgcagggactggGAAAGGAAAGTTTTAAGTATTTTAAAACTATTTACACAAAATGGTGTTATCTGAATCATTACATGGATGACAGTGGGCAATATGGCTTCTGGCTAAACAAGATGGTGTCTGGAGAAAAATATGATCTCTCTAaaccacaatggaataaattttGCTCTAGAAATAAGTGTCAGGTTCATGTTACAAAACGTTTTGGATAATTCCCTTTGCCAAAGTGCTATAgattaatacaatttttttttcttttacaaatttATTCTCATTTTTCTGTTATCTTTAAAATATCTTTTTATGAAAATCCAGCCATTAGATGCGTCTATTCCCTGTAATAAACTATATGAAAGAGCACATAGAGCGTGTGCTGCAGAATGGTGAGATGTAACGGCTGAGGACAATTGGTGCATGACTCACCGCTTGGCTGTGAGACCTAAAATGAAGCCGGGGGAAGGCGTATATTGTGAGGTTACATTTGAATGGAAGGTGATATAGGACATGAAAATAAACAGTGCACGGCTCAGAAGAGGAACATGATGAGAAATGTCCCTAGATATTGCTCGCTACAGGTTGTATGACCTGGATTTAGTCTGTGAGTGGGCAACGTTCAGTTAATGTACTGCTGGAACTCAAacgaagtacaggcggtcccctacttaaggacacccgacttacagacaacccatagttacagacggacccctctgccccatgtgacctctggtgaagctctctggatgctttactatagtcccagactgcaatgatcagctgtaagatgtctgtattgaagctttattgataattcttggtccaattacaccaaaaattttgaaactccaattgtcactggggcaaaagaaaaaaaattgtctaaaacttccattataaaatatacagtttcgacttacatacaaattcaacttaagaacaaacctccagaccctatcttgtatgtaacccggggactgcctgtaccatcatgatataccaggggcacttcctcatagatccaggcactgtttgtggtgatcttcttatatttattattcatggcctccttccttttaaaatcaattatgctaatgaacctgaaaggctctggtgggtgtttcctgagcccctcagtgatgtcttttcatggGCTCTTACAATGAGAaggttacccctccccctgcacttcctgctgctgttatATTAACACAGGCAGAAAggtgagactagagatgagcaaatatactcgtccgagcttgatgctcgttcgagtattagagtactcgaaacggctcgttgctcggacgagtatttcgcctgctcgagatcgagcatttagttaagaaaacaaagtgaagaacacaggatcatttaagtgaagaacacattgcagatgtttccgtatatctgctaacttatccgaagacatgcgtgccgaacggtgttcttcacaattgtatgtgaagaacacattgcagatgtatggaaacatctgcaatgagttcttcacacatattgttcttcacatactattgtgaagaacaccgttctgcaggCGTGTCtccggataagttagcagatgtacggaaacatctgcaatgtgttcttcactgtgttctttcaatgtgttctttcagtgaaaaatgcttgagtcttccattgacttcaatggggttcgttattagagatgagcgagcactaaaatgctcgagtgctcattattcgagacgaacttttcctgatgctcgagtgctcgtctcgaataacgagccccattgaagtcaatgggagacccgagcatttttcaaagggaccatggttcaggaataaaatgtgttatttaattgaaaaagaatgtcttctgataagttagcagatgtatgcaaacatctacaatctattcttcactgttctgcccgtatattatctcccgacaagttagcagatgtgaagaacagtgaagaatagaataaaaacagtgaacacaggatcatttaagtgaaaaacacagtgaagaatagattgcagatgttctgcacatctgcttacttgtcgggagatacgctgtcctgggatccgctcctcttcttccactgaagtctccccggggtctccgtgctgctccgcccccgatgtctccgtgctgctcctcccccgatgtctccgtgctgctccgcccccgatgtctccgtgctgctccgcccccaatgtctccgtgctgctccgtccCCGaggtctccgtgctgctccctgtgttcttcacatactattttgttccgcgcgtatctcccgacaagtaagcagatgtgccgaacatctgcaatctattcttcactgtgtttttcacttaaatgatcctgtgttcactgtttttattctattcttcactgttcttcactgtgtattaattaaatgctcgatctcgagtaggggaaatactcgtccgagcaacgagccgtttcgagtaccttaatactcggatgggcatcaagctcggacgagtatactcgctcatctctattcgttaTTCAATATGAGCACTCGAgcctcgggaaaagttcgtctccaataacgagcactcaagcattttagttctcgctcatctctaggtgaGACCTGTTGTGCTAATTGtagcagtctgtgaagctacagcactgaggggctctggaaacgccctcagaacccttcaggctcaatagcataaatgttagttatttttagaaggaacaaataacaaatataagattaccacagtcacagtgcctagagcTGAAGCCAGAGCTGAAGATTGGCTTTGTGTTGTATGATGAGTGTGAAAAAATCCCAATATGACTAAATACCGCCTAAATGTAATGAAATAATGAAGTAAAAGTACTGAGCCGTAATAGTGGCAAGATTAGCGCAAATTCTGGAATAATACAGAGAAGCCCTTTTTGTAGACTTATTCAAGACtatgagagatttttttttacagtttgatGGAATTATTGGGGCACTTTAATCAGGAAAATTGCTAGCGGACTGCCATCATTTCCCCCTTTACGCCCAGTGGccaataaatcttccccattgttagTAAAACAATAGACGTATACGCTGTA includes:
- the LOC140116760 gene encoding histone H2A-like; this encodes MSGRGKKLQKPAAAANKASRSSKAGLQFPVGRIHRFLRKGNYAERIGSGASIYLAATLEYLCAEVLELSGNAARDNKKSRILPRHIQLAVRNDEELAKLFDGVTISEGGVLPNIQAILLPKKTKGSSSQEPKAAESQEF